The following coding sequences lie in one Niabella agricola genomic window:
- a CDS encoding bactofilin family protein, producing MFQKNTSREKKTNLDNIAINTVIDEGMLIKGDILGEGAIRIDGKIEGNIDLKEGIILGEKSEIRGAVKSNIIVVHGKLYGNIQCRYLYIKSTGLIDGDIEVEAFEVELGGQYNGTLKMTTPASMTNGVAKSKKAEAVV from the coding sequence ATGTTCCAAAAGAATACATCCAGGGAGAAAAAAACGAATTTAGACAATATCGCAATTAATACGGTGATTGACGAAGGCATGCTGATTAAGGGCGACATTTTGGGCGAAGGAGCCATCCGCATTGATGGGAAAATAGAAGGGAACATTGATCTTAAAGAAGGCATTATTCTCGGGGAAAAATCGGAGATCAGGGGCGCCGTAAAAAGCAACATCATCGTTGTGCACGGAAAACTATATGGCAATATACAATGCCGCTACCTGTATATTAAAAGCACCGGACTGATCGACGGCGATATCGAGGTAGAAGCTTTTGAGGTAGAGCTGGGCGGGCAATACAACGGTACGCTTAAAATGACGACTCCTGCGTCAATGACCAACGGTGTTGCGAAATCTAAAAAAGCAGAAGCAGTGGTTTAA
- a CDS encoding M23 family metallopeptidase, producing MLKHKTSVLFVNNSGKEKKAVQVPTALLLSWRKYLIAGITLILLLCASLCFFIFKKTSSFYSLAYKSRLEHVNRVREEVNVEKIKAAFKSIDQRMQQINRLLAERGLSKLTLEHAGGPEIFDMTNIDEVASLYDSGLVKAENLIRHTPIGRPHFGEQTSGFGHRYNPFGNGSVESHSGLDFKGEIGETVKTTADGTVVHAGPKGGYGNCVIVQHQNGFQTLYGHLSKINVKEQQKIRSGEKIGEVGSTGRSTGPHLHYEILINGVRTDPSRYTK from the coding sequence ATGCTCAAACATAAAACTTCTGTATTGTTTGTCAACAACTCTGGCAAAGAAAAAAAAGCAGTCCAGGTTCCCACGGCCTTATTGCTATCATGGAGGAAGTATCTGATTGCCGGCATCACCCTGATCCTTTTGTTATGTGCATCGCTTTGCTTTTTTATCTTCAAAAAAACCAGCAGCTTTTATTCCCTTGCCTACAAAAGCCGGCTGGAGCATGTGAACCGTGTAAGAGAAGAAGTCAATGTAGAAAAAATAAAGGCGGCATTTAAATCGATCGATCAGCGTATGCAACAGATCAACCGGCTCCTTGCCGAACGAGGACTATCAAAACTGACACTGGAGCATGCAGGCGGCCCCGAAATCTTTGACATGACGAACATTGACGAAGTGGCCTCACTTTATGATTCAGGGTTGGTGAAGGCAGAAAACCTGATCCGCCATACACCTATCGGAAGACCGCATTTTGGTGAGCAAACCTCGGGATTCGGGCACCGCTACAATCCATTCGGCAACGGTTCTGTTGAAAGTCACAGTGGCCTTGATTTCAAGGGTGAGATCGGAGAAACCGTAAAAACGACTGCAGATGGCACGGTTGTGCATGCCGGACCCAAAGGCGGATATGGAAACTGTGTAATCGTGCAACATCAAAATGGATTCCAAACCTTATACGGGCATTTATCCAAAATAAACGTCAAAGAACAACAAAAAATACGCTCCGGCGAGAAGATCGGGGAAGTAGGCAGCACGGGGCGAAGTACCGGTCCGCATTTACATTATGAGATCCTTATAAACGGGGTCAGAACCGATCCTTCTCGTTATACAAAATAG
- a CDS encoding PQQ-dependent sugar dehydrogenase has translation MHNKTRGLFSATFLIACATAAATNNPLFMAHPYTDTLPAVEKKAPNSNYRPAFNGQTRVKGTKTTTGYKVEKIAEKVGAPFAIVAMPDGRLMVTVKSGHMEIRNRNGSLVKTITGFPTVDLVGQGGLLDVAFDPSYGRNKTIYWTYSEKQGKGNLTAVAKGTLNEAAGKVENVSVIFRATPALNSNLHFGSRIVFDASGNLLVAVGERSILEGRAQAQQLQSGLGKIFRITTSGKPAAGNPFLKKPGAMPEIYSYGHRNPQGLDINPATGEPWEAEFGPRGGDEINIIRAGRNYGWPVITYGIEYNGSKVGNALQQQKGMEQPVYYWDPVISPSGICFYRGNAIPEWKNNLFVASLSGQHIDRLVIKNNKVVGEERLLADKSERFRDIACVNGMLFTITDKGNIYRIGR, from the coding sequence ATGCATAACAAAACCCGGGGTCTTTTTTCGGCAACCTTTCTCATCGCTTGTGCTACAGCTGCAGCCACAAACAACCCGCTTTTTATGGCTCATCCCTACACGGATACCTTACCCGCTGTAGAAAAGAAGGCCCCCAACAGTAATTACCGACCGGCCTTTAACGGTCAAACCCGGGTAAAAGGAACAAAGACCACCACCGGCTATAAGGTAGAAAAAATAGCAGAGAAGGTAGGCGCTCCTTTTGCCATTGTAGCGATGCCCGACGGCCGACTGATGGTTACGGTAAAATCGGGTCATATGGAAATACGCAACCGGAACGGGAGCCTGGTAAAAACGATCACCGGTTTCCCGACCGTTGACCTGGTGGGTCAGGGCGGCTTGCTGGATGTGGCGTTTGACCCCAGTTACGGCCGCAATAAAACGATTTATTGGACCTACTCCGAAAAACAGGGAAAAGGCAACTTAACGGCCGTGGCCAAAGGAACCCTGAATGAGGCCGCGGGAAAAGTTGAAAACGTATCCGTAATCTTCCGCGCCACACCGGCCTTAAACAGCAACCTGCATTTTGGCTCGCGGATTGTTTTTGATGCATCAGGAAATCTATTGGTAGCCGTAGGTGAGCGATCTATTTTGGAAGGGCGGGCGCAGGCACAGCAACTGCAGTCCGGGCTTGGAAAAATATTCAGGATCACCACCAGTGGCAAACCGGCCGCGGGTAACCCCTTCCTGAAGAAACCTGGCGCCATGCCCGAAATCTACAGCTATGGACACCGCAATCCGCAGGGACTGGATATCAATCCGGCCACCGGTGAACCCTGGGAAGCCGAATTTGGCCCACGTGGCGGTGATGAAATCAATATCATACGCGCCGGAAGAAATTATGGCTGGCCCGTGATCACCTATGGCATCGAATACAACGGTTCAAAAGTAGGCAATGCCCTGCAGCAGCAAAAAGGAATGGAACAACCGGTATATTACTGGGATCCGGTTATTTCCCCCAGCGGCATCTGTTTTTACAGGGGAAATGCCATCCCTGAGTGGAAGAATAATTTGTTTGTAGCATCCCTCAGCGGACAGCATATTGACCGGCTGGTGATCAAAAACAACAAAGTGGTTGGAGAAGAGCGGCTGTTGGCAGATAAGAGCGAGCGCTTCCGGGATATCGCCTGTGTAAACGGCATGCTTTTTACCATTACCGATAAAGGTAATATTTACCGGATCGGCCGGTAG